A single genomic interval of Neisseria leonii harbors:
- the tpiA gene encoding triose-phosphate isomerase — translation MWDQKWVIGNWKMNGQLQYNNALVHKLRTLEVQDKVCIGITPPTVYLSQVHNAVQIVINNPIHTCAQDVSRFGGSGAYTGEVSAEMLKDVGVDIVLIGHSERSLYFNEKNDVQRHKIENVLKVGLTPLLCVGESLKEREDGREKEAVAYQLSVFKGLKTKHFAVAYEPVWAIGTGKVATTEQIVDMHAFIYHEILSLVGEGAKIRVLYGGSVNAANAAEIFSVPHVDGALVGGASLTYDSFTAIIKAAQQEAAQQA, via the coding sequence ATGTGGGATCAGAAATGGGTGATCGGCAACTGGAAAATGAACGGACAGTTGCAGTACAACAATGCTTTGGTGCACAAACTGCGCACGCTGGAAGTGCAGGACAAGGTCTGTATCGGCATCACGCCGCCGACGGTGTACCTGTCTCAGGTACATAATGCGGTACAGATAGTCATCAATAATCCTATCCACACCTGTGCGCAGGATGTCAGCCGTTTCGGCGGCAGCGGTGCCTACACGGGCGAAGTGTCTGCCGAAATGCTCAAAGATGTGGGCGTGGATATTGTCTTAATCGGCCACTCCGAGCGCAGCCTGTATTTCAATGAAAAAAACGACGTACAGCGGCACAAAATCGAAAACGTGCTCAAAGTCGGCCTCACGCCGCTGCTGTGCGTGGGGGAAAGCCTGAAAGAGCGGGAAGACGGCCGCGAAAAAGAAGCGGTGGCCTATCAGTTGTCGGTATTTAAAGGACTGAAAACCAAACATTTCGCGGTGGCTTACGAGCCGGTTTGGGCGATCGGTACCGGAAAAGTGGCCACCACCGAGCAGATTGTCGATATGCACGCCTTTATTTACCACGAAATCTTGTCTTTGGTGGGTGAGGGTGCTAAAATCCGCGTCCTTTACGGCGGTAGTGTGAATGCGGCCAATGCGGCGGAGATTTTCAGCGTCCCCCACGTGGACGGTGCTTTGGTCGGCGGCGCATCGCTCACATACGATTCGTTTACCGCGATTATCAAAGCCGCACAACAAGAAGCCGCACAACAAGCCTGA
- the pstS gene encoding phosphate ABC transporter substrate-binding protein PstS has product MRIRLTALLITSAFALAACGGSESSNTAAPASAPAAQAPAAAEQVGIQVTGAGASFPQPVYAQWAQAYQAASGGQVNYQSIGSSGGIKQIVAKTVDFGASDAPLTQEQLEKDGLVQFPTVIGGVVPVINVDGIEPGKLQLDGATLADIYLGNITKWNDPKIASLNPDLPLPDADITTVFRSDGSGTTFIFTHYLDQVSPAWREKVGVEKTVNWPTAQSGAAGKGNEGVAAYVGRVKNSIGYVEYAYAKQNNMSYASLKNAAGNFVQPSQESFAAAAEADWKSAPGFNLVLTNQQDAKAWPIAAATFILVQKQPADAAKTKAALDFFDWAFKEGDNAAAQLDYVPLPESVKNLIRDEWKKVEGSGR; this is encoded by the coding sequence ATGCGTATCCGTTTGACTGCCCTTCTCATCACTTCCGCTTTTGCTTTGGCCGCCTGCGGCGGTTCCGAAAGCAGCAACACCGCCGCCCCCGCTTCCGCACCGGCCGCCCAGGCTCCTGCCGCCGCCGAACAGGTAGGCATCCAAGTAACCGGTGCCGGCGCATCGTTCCCGCAACCCGTTTACGCCCAATGGGCGCAGGCCTATCAGGCAGCCAGCGGCGGCCAGGTAAACTACCAGTCCATCGGCTCTTCCGGCGGCATTAAACAGATTGTCGCCAAAACCGTCGATTTCGGCGCATCCGATGCCCCGCTGACACAAGAGCAGCTGGAAAAAGACGGTTTGGTACAGTTCCCCACCGTGATCGGCGGCGTGGTTCCCGTGATTAATGTGGACGGCATCGAACCGGGCAAACTGCAATTGGACGGTGCCACTTTGGCCGACATCTACTTGGGCAACATCACCAAATGGAACGATCCGAAAATTGCTTCACTCAACCCCGACCTGCCCCTGCCCGATGCCGACATTACCACCGTCTTCCGTTCAGACGGCTCGGGTACCACCTTTATCTTCACCCATTATCTGGACCAAGTTTCACCGGCTTGGCGTGAAAAAGTCGGCGTAGAAAAAACTGTTAACTGGCCGACTGCACAAAGCGGTGCCGCCGGTAAGGGCAACGAAGGCGTCGCCGCCTATGTCGGCCGTGTGAAAAACTCCATCGGCTATGTAGAGTACGCTTACGCCAAACAGAACAATATGTCTTACGCTTCGCTGAAAAACGCCGCAGGTAATTTCGTCCAACCCTCTCAGGAAAGCTTCGCCGCCGCTGCCGAAGCCGACTGGAAATCGGCTCCCGGCTTCAATCTGGTACTGACCAACCAGCAAGATGCCAAAGCCTGGCCGATTGCCGCCGCTACCTTCATTCTGGTACAGAAGCAGCCCGCCGATGCCGCCAAAACCAAAGCCGCACTGGATTTCTTCGACTGGGCATTTAAAGAAGGCGACAACGCCGCCGCCCAACTGGATTACGTCCCGCTGCCCGAATCGGTTAAAAACCTGATCCGCGACGAGTGGAAAAAAGTAGAAGGTTCCGGCCGCTAA
- the rsmI gene encoding 16S rRNA (cytidine(1402)-2'-O)-methyltransferase, translated as MMQKHYQKACDSVQGSTLYVVATPIGNLADITLRALAVLGKADWVCAEDTRVTAQLLRAYGIQAKLLSVREHNERQMVERVLAELAAGKVVAQVSDAGTPAVCDPGARLAAAVRAAGYPVVPVVGASAVMGALSVAGVVEPSFYFHGFLPPKSGERKKLLAGWRETAFPVVMFETPHRIGAALDDMAEVLPDRHLVLAREISKTFETVLSGTVVEIQTALQQDANQSRGEMVLVLHPAAVRNGTDGLSREAERVMRILAAELPTKQAADLAAKITGAGKKTLYDAALAWKDA; from the coding sequence ATGATGCAGAAACATTATCAGAAAGCCTGCGACAGCGTGCAGGGTTCGACATTATATGTGGTGGCGACGCCCATCGGCAATTTGGCCGACATCACTTTACGCGCTTTGGCGGTGTTGGGCAAAGCGGATTGGGTGTGTGCGGAAGATACGCGGGTCACGGCGCAGCTTCTGCGTGCCTACGGCATTCAGGCCAAGTTGCTCAGTGTGCGCGAACACAACGAGCGGCAGATGGTCGAACGGGTACTGGCGGAACTGGCGGCGGGGAAGGTGGTGGCACAGGTGTCGGACGCGGGTACGCCTGCGGTGTGCGATCCCGGTGCGCGGCTGGCGGCGGCGGTGCGGGCAGCGGGTTATCCCGTGGTGCCGGTGGTGGGTGCGAGTGCGGTAATGGGGGCGTTGAGTGTGGCCGGTGTGGTGGAGCCGTCGTTTTATTTTCACGGTTTTCTGCCGCCCAAAAGCGGCGAGCGCAAAAAGCTGCTGGCCGGTTGGCGCGAAACGGCTTTTCCAGTGGTGATGTTTGAAACGCCGCACCGTATCGGGGCGGCATTGGACGATATGGCCGAAGTATTGCCCGACCGGCATTTGGTATTGGCGCGGGAAATCAGCAAAACGTTTGAGACGGTATTGAGCGGCACGGTGGTTGAAATTCAGACGGCCTTGCAGCAGGACGCTAATCAGAGCCGAGGCGAGATGGTGTTGGTGCTGCACCCTGCTGCCGTGCGCAACGGAACGGACGGTCTGTCTCGGGAGGCGGAACGGGTGATGCGGATACTGGCGGCGGAGCTGCCGACCAAGCAGGCAGCCGATTTGGCGGCGAAGATTACCGGTGCGGGGAAAAAAACGCTATACGATGCGGCTTTGGCGTGGAAAGATGCGTGA
- a CDS encoding YraN family protein — MRLNHPQGEAAEAAALAFLTGQGCTPVARNWHCTHGEIDLIVRHGKMLVFVEVRYRKTAAFGGAAHSITPAKLGKLQKSAEAYLQQHRIQTPCRIDAVLIEGGAAPQWLQNITG; from the coding sequence ATGCGCCTGAACCACCCGCAGGGTGAAGCGGCCGAGGCCGCCGCCCTCGCCTTTCTGACCGGACAGGGCTGCACCCCCGTGGCACGCAACTGGCACTGCACGCACGGCGAAATTGATTTAATCGTCAGACACGGTAAGATGCTGGTATTTGTCGAAGTGCGCTACCGCAAAACTGCCGCATTCGGCGGTGCCGCCCACAGCATCACACCGGCCAAGCTCGGCAAGCTGCAAAAAAGTGCCGAAGCCTACTTACAGCAACACCGCATCCAAACGCCATGCCGCATCGATGCCGTCCTCATCGAAGGCGGCGCGGCACCGCAATGGCTGCAAAACATTACAGGTTAA
- a CDS encoding phosphoheptose isomerase, which translates to MTTLQSRIRAHFEESIAAKQQAADILAEPAAEAAQMLTNCLMNDGKILICGNGGSAADAQHFAAEMTGRFEKERMELAAVALTTDTSALTAIGNDYGFDHVFSKQVRALGRAGDILVGISTSGNSANVIEAVKAAHEREMHVIALTGRDGGQIAAMLRDSDILLNVPHPRTARIQENHIVLIHALCDSIDTLLLEGL; encoded by the coding sequence ATGACAACACTGCAATCGCGCATCCGCGCCCACTTTGAAGAAAGCATCGCCGCCAAACAGCAGGCAGCCGACATATTGGCCGAACCGGCTGCCGAAGCCGCACAAATGCTGACAAACTGCCTGATGAACGACGGCAAAATCCTCATCTGCGGCAACGGCGGTTCGGCCGCAGACGCACAGCACTTCGCCGCCGAAATGACCGGCCGTTTCGAAAAAGAACGCATGGAACTGGCCGCCGTCGCCCTGACCACCGACACTTCCGCCCTGACCGCCATCGGCAACGACTACGGCTTCGACCACGTATTCAGCAAACAGGTGCGCGCACTGGGCCGTGCAGGCGACATTCTGGTCGGCATCTCCACTTCGGGCAACTCCGCCAACGTCATCGAAGCCGTCAAAGCCGCCCACGAACGCGAAATGCACGTCATCGCCCTGACCGGACGCGACGGCGGCCAAATCGCCGCCATGCTCCGCGACAGCGACATCCTCCTGAACGTACCCCACCCGCGTACCGCGCGCATTCAGGAAAACCACATCGTTCTGATCCACGCTCTATGCGACAGCATCGACACCCTGCTGCTCGAAGGGCTGTAA
- a CDS encoding BON domain-containing protein has product MNTAPFKALCCAAAAAVLLGGCAAALVGGAAVGAESALDRRTTGTQADDQVMELRVRNTALSYLEQNRNPSAAPPRLSVVSYNRHLLLLGHVSSEAEKAFAAQVARAEQSAEAVYNYIQVTSQPRTIGNISADTWSTAKVRTALLGIQGVYPGRVKIVTYDGVTYVMGILTPAEQAAVTEKVRTTAGVQQVVTLYQNFAPQMPAAN; this is encoded by the coding sequence ATGAATACCGCCCCATTCAAAGCCCTGTGCTGTGCTGCCGCTGCCGCCGTCCTGTTGGGCGGCTGTGCCGCTGCCTTGGTCGGCGGTGCCGCCGTCGGTGCGGAGTCCGCTCTCGACCGCCGCACCACCGGCACACAGGCCGATGATCAGGTCATGGAATTGCGCGTACGCAACACCGCCCTGTCGTATCTGGAACAAAACCGCAACCCTTCGGCCGCACCGCCGCGCCTGAGCGTGGTCAGCTACAACCGCCACCTGCTGCTTTTGGGTCATGTTTCCAGCGAAGCGGAAAAAGCATTCGCCGCCCAAGTGGCGCGTGCCGAACAATCCGCCGAAGCCGTCTACAACTACATCCAAGTTACCTCTCAGCCGCGCACCATCGGCAATATCTCCGCCGACACATGGAGTACCGCCAAAGTACGTACCGCCTTACTGGGCATTCAGGGCGTCTATCCCGGCCGCGTCAAAATCGTTACCTATGACGGCGTAACCTATGTCATGGGTATTCTGACGCCTGCCGAACAGGCGGCCGTAACCGAAAAAGTCCGCACCACCGCAGGCGTACAGCAGGTGGTCACGCTGTACCAGAACTTTGCGCCGCAAATGCCCGCCGCCAACTGA
- the pmbA gene encoding metalloprotease PmbA has translation MFNHSASELNELCLLALNAARRQGASAAEVDLSESLGQNVQVRLQQIEQIEHQQDKSLDITVYSGQSKGRASTADFSPQAVEQTVRAALDIARHTARDEYAGLADAALMAQHIGDLDKFHPWDLSPAAAAELAKRCEAAALDTHPAVQNSEGADVHTNHYQFVYGNSHGFMQHQQGTRHSVSVSVVAADSGGMQRDYWYDLARSPHEIDSMENIGRTAAERTVRRLGARSLPTGNYPVLFDTTVSGSLIGHLVGALSGGALYRQSSFLTGSLGSRILPEWLSLREEPHIPRAWSSTYFDAEGVATQPRFVIENGRVAGYFLSAYSARKLGMQTTANAGGAHNLILGHTCAAQSDLLRQMGRGLLVTELMGQGVNMLTGDYSRGAAGFWVENGVIQYPVEEITIAGRLQDMLRNIAGVADDALRRSSHKVGSVLIGEMTVAGQSS, from the coding sequence ATGTTCAACCATTCCGCTTCCGAACTGAACGAACTGTGCCTTCTCGCCCTGAATGCCGCACGCCGTCAAGGTGCTTCTGCGGCCGAAGTCGATTTAAGCGAATCACTGGGGCAGAACGTACAGGTCAGACTGCAACAAATCGAACAGATCGAACACCAGCAGGACAAATCGCTCGACATCACGGTTTACAGCGGACAGAGCAAAGGCCGCGCCAGCACTGCCGACTTCTCCCCTCAGGCCGTCGAACAAACCGTCCGTGCCGCCCTCGACATCGCCCGCCACACCGCCCGCGACGAATACGCAGGCTTGGCCGATGCCGCACTGATGGCGCAACACATCGGCGATCTCGACAAATTCCACCCGTGGGACTTATCCCCCGCCGCTGCCGCCGAGCTGGCCAAACGCTGCGAAGCGGCCGCACTCGACACCCACCCCGCCGTGCAGAATTCCGAAGGCGCGGATGTCCACACCAACCACTACCAATTCGTTTACGGCAACAGCCACGGCTTTATGCAGCACCAGCAGGGCACGCGCCACAGCGTATCCGTCAGCGTGGTGGCGGCCGACAGCGGCGGTATGCAGCGCGATTACTGGTACGACCTCGCCCGCAGCCCGCATGAAATCGACAGCATGGAAAACATCGGCCGCACCGCCGCCGAACGCACCGTCCGCCGTCTGGGCGCGCGCAGCCTGCCCACAGGAAACTACCCCGTCCTCTTCGACACCACCGTATCCGGCAGCCTGATCGGCCACTTGGTCGGCGCACTCTCGGGCGGCGCGCTCTACCGCCAAAGCAGCTTCCTCACCGGCAGTCTGGGCAGCCGGATTCTGCCCGAGTGGCTGAGCCTGCGCGAAGAGCCGCATATCCCGCGCGCTTGGAGCAGCACCTATTTCGATGCCGAAGGCGTGGCCACACAGCCGCGTTTCGTGATTGAAAACGGCCGCGTGGCGGGCTATTTTCTCTCCGCATACAGCGCGCGCAAACTCGGTATGCAGACCACCGCCAACGCTGGCGGCGCACACAACCTGATACTCGGCCACACCTGTGCCGCCCAATCCGACCTGTTGCGCCAGATGGGACGCGGCCTGCTGGTAACCGAACTGATGGGACAGGGCGTGAATATGCTGACCGGCGACTACTCGCGCGGCGCGGCGGGCTTTTGGGTGGAAAACGGCGTGATTCAATATCCGGTCGAAGAAATCACCATCGCCGGCCGCCTGCAAGATATGCTGCGCAACATCGCGGGCGTGGCCGACGATGCCCTGCGCCGCTCGTCGCACAAAGTCGGCTCGGTACTCATCGGCGAAATGACCGTGGCCGGACAATCATCATAA
- a CDS encoding RluA family pseudouridine synthase encodes MPPISKDSVTFLTVAEHEAGQRLDNYLLKLLKGVPKSHVWRIIRAGEVRLNKKRAKPESRIAAGDFLRIPPVRVAANRPSENGAVPPRVFEIVFEDDALLVVNKPSGVAVHGGSGVSFGVIEQLRRARPQAKYLELVHRLDKDTSGLLMVAKKRSALVKLHEMIRNDKPKKIYLALAVGAAAQDGFAVKLPLLKYTGAQGEKMVRVSGEGQQAHTLFRVASRFSDGRLHRAGIGALTLLEATLKTGRTHQIRVHLQSQGLPIAGDERYGDYQANRRLQKLGLKRMFLHAAELHLPHPLSGEMLHLHAPLPPELADFTAGLAADGRAEDKNQPEDC; translated from the coding sequence ATGCCGCCGATTAGCAAAGATTCCGTTACGTTCCTCACCGTTGCCGAGCATGAAGCCGGTCAGCGGCTCGACAATTACCTGCTCAAACTGCTCAAAGGGGTGCCGAAAAGCCATGTCTGGCGGATAATCCGTGCGGGCGAGGTGCGTTTGAATAAAAAACGCGCCAAGCCGGAGAGCCGGATTGCAGCGGGCGACTTCCTGCGGATTCCGCCGGTGCGGGTGGCGGCGAACAGGCCGTCTGAAAACGGTGCGGTGCCGCCCCGGGTGTTTGAGATTGTGTTTGAGGACGATGCGCTGCTGGTGGTGAACAAACCATCCGGGGTGGCGGTGCACGGCGGCAGCGGGGTGAGCTTCGGCGTGATCGAGCAGTTGCGCCGTGCGCGGCCTCAGGCGAAGTATCTGGAATTGGTGCACCGTCTGGACAAGGATACCAGCGGGCTGCTGATGGTTGCGAAAAAGCGCAGCGCGCTGGTGAAGCTGCACGAGATGATCCGCAACGACAAGCCGAAGAAGATTTATCTGGCGCTTGCTGTCGGGGCGGCGGCGCAGGACGGGTTTGCCGTGAAGCTGCCGCTGTTGAAGTACACCGGTGCGCAGGGCGAGAAGATGGTGCGGGTGAGCGGGGAAGGGCAGCAGGCGCATACGCTGTTCCGTGTGGCGTCGCGCTTTTCAGACGGCCGTCTGCATCGGGCGGGTATTGGCGCGCTGACTCTGCTGGAAGCCACGCTGAAAACGGGGCGCACTCATCAAATCCGCGTGCATCTTCAATCGCAGGGTCTGCCGATTGCGGGGGACGAGCGTTACGGCGATTATCAGGCCAACAGGCGGTTGCAGAAATTGGGCTTGAAACGGATGTTTCTCCATGCGGCCGAGCTGCATCTGCCGCATCCGTTAAGCGGCGAAATGCTGCATCTGCACGCCCCTCTGCCGCCGGAATTGGCGGATTTTACGGCGGGTTTGGCGGCAGACGGGCGGGCGGAGGATAAAAATCAGCCCGAAGACTGTTGA
- a CDS encoding Rne/Rng family ribonuclease — protein MKRMLFNATQAEELRVAIVDGQTLLDLDIETLGKEQRKGNIYKGVITRIEPSLEACFVDYGTDRHGFLPFKEVSRSYFQDYDGGRARIQDVLKEGMQVIVQVEKDERGNKGAALTTFISLAGRYLVLMPNNPRGGGVSRRIEGEERQELKEAMAQLDVPRGMSLIARTAGIGRSVEELQWDFNYLLQLWQAIEAAGQAHSEPYLLFMESSLLIRAIRDYYRPDIGEILVDNPEVHQEVAEFMSYVMPGNVGRLKLYQDHTPLFSRFQIEHQIESAFARSVSLPSGGAIVIDHTEALVSIDVNSARATRGADIEDTAFKTNMEAAEEVARQMRLRDLGGLVVIDFIDMENPKHQRDVENVLRDALKKDRARVQMGKLSRFGLLELSRQRLKPALGESSHIACPRCAGTGVIRSIESTALHVLRIIQEEAMKDNTGEVHAQVPVDVATFLLNEKRAELFGLEERLDVSVFLIPNIHLENPHYEITRVRTDDIEENGEPSYKRVEVPPADENDKPFGGEKAKAARPEPAVKGLRHSQPAPVSETPAAPGWWQNLKNWFKGLFAAPEAAPAKPERKADGKPRQNGGRRNPQNRRRNSRHSKAQEADATAETPTGAAGDENRNGNRRKRHDASEQRNGSERHNERRSRNSETAAEDETLNNTPLTAVQNGQDDTAAATQPRRRPSRRQENRTPQETALPLAAETETVSDDAAPEAEQPQSDTANAETKPKRERSRSGSQRERNRRNDKKRHIPSAEKIEQYLMIDEAGDKVRAAVAHVYGETVAENRPAADDMPSDGPLIITLPAAEEAAQTPGTADSSEPLVVTLSPIENEADDAVQPEAEAHPAPEPADEDEPQPAKRKRAPKAKPKKAETVLPEGMVMVQTRTDAVAAADVPQPSQAKGLRRSDVPRRETAAAEPAEMVQVETHNG, from the coding sequence ATGAAAAGAATGTTATTCAATGCCACGCAGGCCGAAGAGCTGCGCGTGGCGATTGTGGACGGGCAGACCCTGCTCGATCTCGACATCGAAACGCTGGGCAAAGAACAGCGCAAAGGCAATATCTATAAAGGCGTGATCACACGCATCGAACCCTCCCTCGAAGCCTGCTTCGTCGATTACGGCACCGACCGCCACGGCTTTCTGCCGTTCAAAGAAGTCTCCCGCAGCTATTTCCAAGACTACGACGGCGGCCGCGCCCGCATTCAGGACGTACTCAAAGAAGGTATGCAGGTTATCGTGCAGGTGGAAAAAGACGAACGCGGCAACAAAGGCGCGGCACTCACCACCTTTATCAGCCTGGCCGGACGCTACCTCGTCCTGATGCCGAACAACCCGCGCGGCGGCGGCGTATCGCGCCGCATCGAGGGCGAAGAACGTCAGGAACTCAAAGAAGCGATGGCGCAGCTTGATGTACCGCGCGGCATGAGCCTGATTGCGCGCACCGCCGGCATCGGCCGCAGCGTGGAAGAGCTGCAATGGGATTTCAACTATCTGCTGCAACTGTGGCAGGCCATCGAGGCAGCGGGCCAAGCCCACAGCGAACCCTACCTGCTGTTTATGGAAAGTTCCCTGCTTATCCGCGCCATCCGCGACTACTACCGCCCCGACATCGGCGAAATTCTGGTCGATAATCCCGAGGTACATCAGGAAGTGGCCGAATTTATGAGTTATGTGATGCCCGGCAACGTCGGCCGTCTGAAACTCTATCAGGACCACACACCGCTGTTTTCCCGCTTCCAAATCGAACATCAGATTGAAAGTGCGTTCGCGCGCAGCGTCAGCCTGCCCTCCGGCGGCGCCATTGTCATCGACCACACCGAAGCACTGGTTTCCATCGACGTCAACTCCGCCCGCGCCACACGCGGTGCCGACATTGAAGACACCGCGTTCAAAACCAATATGGAAGCGGCCGAAGAAGTCGCCCGCCAAATGCGCCTGCGCGACTTGGGCGGTCTGGTGGTCATCGACTTCATCGATATGGAAAACCCCAAACACCAGCGCGATGTGGAAAACGTACTGCGCGACGCGCTGAAAAAAGACCGCGCGCGCGTTCAGATGGGCAAACTTTCCCGCTTCGGCCTGCTCGAACTCTCCCGCCAGCGGTTAAAACCCGCGCTGGGCGAAAGCAGCCACATCGCCTGCCCGCGCTGTGCCGGCACCGGCGTGATCCGCAGCATCGAATCCACCGCCCTGCACGTTTTGCGCATCATTCAGGAAGAGGCGATGAAAGACAACACCGGCGAAGTGCACGCACAGGTGCCGGTCGATGTCGCCACCTTCCTGCTGAACGAAAAACGCGCCGAACTGTTCGGACTCGAAGAACGTTTGGACGTTTCCGTTTTCCTGATTCCGAATATCCATTTGGAAAACCCGCATTACGAAATCACCCGGGTGCGTACCGACGACATCGAAGAAAACGGCGAACCGAGCTACAAACGCGTGGAAGTACCGCCGGCCGATGAAAACGACAAACCTTTCGGCGGCGAAAAAGCCAAAGCCGCACGGCCGGAACCGGCCGTCAAAGGCCTGCGCCACAGCCAGCCCGCCCCGGTTAGCGAAACACCCGCCGCCCCGGGCTGGTGGCAGAACCTGAAAAACTGGTTTAAAGGCCTGTTTGCCGCACCCGAGGCCGCACCGGCCAAGCCCGAACGCAAAGCAGACGGCAAGCCCCGCCAAAATGGCGGACGGCGCAATCCGCAAAACCGCCGCCGGAACAGCCGCCACAGCAAAGCGCAGGAAGCGGACGCCACAGCCGAAACCCCAACCGGGGCGGCCGGAGACGAAAACCGCAACGGCAACCGCCGCAAACGCCATGACGCTTCCGAACAGCGCAACGGCAGCGAACGCCACAACGAACGCCGCAGCCGCAACAGCGAAACGGCAGCCGAAGACGAAACCCTGAATAACACTCCGTTAACGGCGGTTCAAAACGGGCAAGACGACACCGCAGCCGCAACACAGCCGCGCCGCCGCCCGTCCCGCCGTCAGGAAAACCGCACGCCCCAAGAAACAGCACTGCCGCTTGCCGCCGAAACGGAAACGGTATCCGATGATGCCGCGCCGGAGGCAGAACAGCCGCAAAGCGATACGGCAAATGCGGAAACCAAGCCCAAACGTGAGCGCAGCCGTAGCGGCAGCCAGCGCGAGCGCAACCGCCGCAACGATAAAAAACGCCATATTCCGTCGGCAGAAAAAATCGAGCAGTATCTGATGATTGACGAAGCGGGCGACAAAGTGCGCGCGGCCGTTGCCCATGTTTACGGCGAAACCGTTGCGGAAAACCGCCCTGCCGCAGACGATATGCCCTCAGACGGGCCGCTGATTATTACCCTGCCCGCCGCCGAAGAAGCGGCACAAACCCCGGGTACGGCCGACAGCAGCGAGCCGCTGGTGGTCACGCTCAGCCCGATTGAAAACGAAGCAGACGATGCGGTACAGCCCGAAGCAGAGGCCCACCCCGCACCCGAGCCTGCCGATGAAGACGAACCGCAGCCTGCCAAGCGCAAGCGCGCGCCCAAAGCGAAACCGAAAAAGGCGGAAACCGTGCTGCCCGAAGGCATGGTGATGGTTCAAACCCGAACCGATGCCGTGGCCGCTGCCGATGTCCCGCAGCCGTCGCAGGCAAAAGGTTTGCGCCGTTCCGATGTGCCGCGCCGTGAAACGGCAGCCGCCGAACCTGCCGAAATGGTGCAGGTGGAAACGCACAACGGCTGA
- a CDS encoding AEC family transporter, with translation MGFFDAVWFAVNVTLPSVLLLLFGVFLRRSGQVGAEFVAQASNLVFHYGLPLLLFSRLAAAEIDYAEQAVLLTAGAVSTLVLYFGAEVYAWRKIADVRDRGVFVQGVFRSNMGIMGLAFVLNAYGKSGLAAGAVYMGVITVLYNILAVVTLSRAQGGSAAAKWHHTVKKIYTNPLIVAIVFALLLQRFQIPVPRALMQTADYVGDISLPLALICAGATFDWRSMAKVSDVALQAGIGRLAVAPVVAVLTGLAFGLNGVAMGVLFLMVATPVASASYVMAKAMGGNDVAAANIVGITTFGAMFSAAAGMVLLRGFGLM, from the coding sequence ATGGGCTTTTTTGATGCGGTGTGGTTTGCGGTGAATGTGACGCTGCCCAGCGTGTTGCTGTTGTTGTTCGGTGTGTTTTTGCGGCGCAGCGGGCAGGTGGGGGCGGAGTTTGTCGCGCAGGCATCGAATCTGGTGTTCCATTACGGCCTGCCGCTGCTGCTGTTTTCCCGTTTGGCGGCGGCGGAAATCGATTACGCCGAACAGGCGGTTCTGCTGACGGCGGGCGCGGTTTCGACGCTGGTGCTGTATTTCGGTGCGGAAGTTTATGCGTGGCGCAAAATCGCCGATGTGCGCGACAGAGGGGTGTTTGTGCAGGGCGTGTTCCGCAGCAATATGGGCATTATGGGGCTGGCGTTTGTGCTCAATGCCTACGGCAAAAGCGGATTGGCGGCGGGTGCGGTGTATATGGGCGTGATTACCGTGCTGTACAATATTTTGGCAGTGGTGACGCTCAGCCGTGCGCAGGGTGGGTCGGCGGCGGCCAAATGGCACCATACGGTAAAGAAGATTTACACCAATCCGCTGATTGTGGCGATTGTGTTTGCGCTGCTGTTGCAGCGTTTCCAAATTCCCGTGCCGCGCGCGCTGATGCAGACGGCCGATTATGTGGGCGATATTTCGCTGCCGCTGGCGCTGATTTGTGCCGGTGCGACGTTTGACTGGCGTTCGATGGCGAAAGTATCGGATGTTGCGTTGCAGGCGGGTATCGGTCGGTTGGCAGTGGCACCGGTGGTGGCGGTTTTGACCGGCTTGGCTTTCGGCTTGAACGGCGTGGCGATGGGGGTATTGTTTTTGATGGTGGCGACGCCGGTGGCATCGGCCAGCTATGTGATGGCCAAGGCCATGGGCGGTAACGATGTGGCGGCGGCCAATATTGTCGGCATCACGACATTCGGCGCGATGTTTTCCGCTGCGGCAGGTATGGTGTTGCTGCGCGGATTCGGCCTGATGTAG